A genome region from Thermodesulfatator atlanticus DSM 21156 includes the following:
- a CDS encoding efflux RND transporter permease subunit: protein MERKGGFIARITEYFIDSPLTPIIIIATLLLGIMAVLNTPSEEEPQIVVPMIDIFVEMPGATAKEIENRVVYPMEKLLWEIPGVEYVYSTAENGRALTVVRFYVGEDVEDSLVKTYDKLYAHLDWIPPGCSLPLLKPRSIDDVPIVVLTFWGKGYDALTLRQIAKKVDEEIRRIPGISETFIKGGLRREARVEILPQKLYALGLDPQDVVELLSAQNKARILGDLRTGDYHFKVKLDNFFKDISGLKNTVVTTVAGKPIYLRDIARVSLAPEEPKDYVFFVPGPAAEEKHIEGTPGALYPAVSLAIAKRKGQNATKLAEAILEKVEGLKGYVIPKDVKVTITRDYGETAKEKTDELLKHLFIAVFSVAVLIALFLGWRASLVVMVAVPVTLAITLAIYWLFGYTLNRVTLFALIFCIGILVDDPIVDVENIVRHLHLPENRGLSFRDIIVRAVNEVRAPLILATFTVIAAIAPMGFVRGLMGPYMRPMPVGATVAMLLSMAVAFIITPWTAKKILSRESKHEEVKDTLVTRYYRWMMSHLIRSPLWRWGFLGFVGLLFMLSCALIYFKVVRVKMLPFDNKSEFQVIVDMPEGTPLEETAKVARVLGDQLQKEPYVTDYQLYVGTSAPFNFNGLVRHYYLRQGDNVADIQVNLLPKGERKLQSHEIAKSVRKLLEPVAQKYGATITVAEIPPGPPVLQTLVAEVYGPDYEKQIALARKIKEIFARTPGVVDVDWYMTDPQEEWQLRVDTAKAALAGVSPERVLGVVKTALSGQNAGLFHDEKALEDVLLKVRLSQEDRAGLPDLKSIKVRGRDGTLISLAELAHWEKTVVPHPIYHKNLHPVVYVVGDMAGTEESPVYGILKINKVLKELKAPDGSNLQIYYTKLPFSEKEWAVKWDGEWHVTYEVFRDMGIAFGVCLLLIYILIVAWFKSYTVPLVLLAPIPLSLIGILPAHALMGAFFTATSMIGFIAGAGIVVRNSIILADFIELRLKQGLPLEEAVIDAGVVRFRPMLLTAAAVVVGSFVILFDPIFNGLALSLMAGEVAATLFSRMVVPVLYYLDHRMKQERRLVL from the coding sequence ATGGAGAGAAAAGGCGGCTTTATCGCGCGTATTACCGAGTATTTTATCGATTCACCCTTAACGCCCATCATTATCATCGCCACGCTTCTTTTGGGGATAATGGCTGTGCTCAATACCCCCAGTGAAGAAGAACCCCAGATCGTGGTCCCCATGATCGACATTTTCGTGGAGATGCCCGGGGCCACGGCCAAAGAAATAGAAAACCGCGTGGTTTATCCCATGGAAAAGCTCCTCTGGGAAATTCCCGGGGTGGAATACGTTTACTCCACTGCGGAAAATGGCCGGGCGCTAACAGTGGTGCGGTTTTACGTGGGCGAAGACGTGGAAGACAGCCTGGTTAAGACGTATGACAAACTCTACGCCCACCTTGATTGGATCCCCCCAGGGTGTTCGCTTCCGCTGCTTAAGCCGCGCTCCATTGACGACGTGCCCATTGTGGTGCTCACCTTTTGGGGCAAGGGCTATGACGCCCTTACCCTTCGCCAGATAGCCAAAAAGGTTGACGAAGAAATCCGCCGCATCCCGGGCATCTCGGAGACCTTTATCAAAGGGGGCTTAAGACGAGAGGCACGCGTTGAAATCTTACCCCAGAAGCTTTACGCCCTTGGCCTTGACCCCCAAGACGTGGTTGAGCTCCTTTCTGCCCAGAACAAGGCCCGTATTTTGGGGGACTTAAGAACCGGAGATTATCACTTTAAGGTCAAGCTTGATAACTTTTTTAAAGACATCTCCGGGCTAAAAAACACCGTGGTCACCACGGTTGCTGGAAAACCCATTTACTTACGAGACATTGCCCGCGTAAGTCTTGCCCCGGAAGAACCAAAAGACTACGTCTTTTTTGTGCCCGGGCCTGCGGCAGAAGAAAAGCACATAGAGGGCACTCCGGGGGCCCTTTATCCCGCGGTTTCTCTGGCCATTGCCAAGCGTAAAGGGCAAAACGCCACCAAGCTTGCCGAAGCCATTTTAGAGAAGGTTGAAGGCCTAAAAGGCTACGTAATCCCCAAAGACGTAAAGGTCACTATTACCAGAGACTACGGGGAAACCGCCAAAGAAAAGACCGACGAACTCTTAAAGCATCTTTTTATCGCGGTCTTTTCCGTGGCCGTGTTAATTGCCCTATTTCTGGGCTGGCGGGCAAGTCTGGTGGTCATGGTGGCGGTACCGGTAACACTTGCTATAACCCTTGCCATTTACTGGCTCTTTGGCTACACCCTTAACCGCGTCACCCTTTTTGCCCTCATCTTTTGCATCGGTATCCTGGTTGATGATCCCATTGTGGACGTGGAAAACATCGTCCGGCATCTTCACTTGCCGGAAAACCGGGGGCTTTCTTTTCGCGATATCATAGTGCGCGCGGTAAACGAAGTGCGCGCGCCCCTTATCTTGGCCACCTTTACGGTCATTGCGGCCATTGCCCCCATGGGCTTTGTACGCGGGCTTATGGGGCCTTACATGCGCCCCATGCCGGTTGGCGCAACAGTGGCCATGCTCCTCTCCATGGCGGTGGCCTTTATCATCACTCCCTGGACCGCCAAAAAAATTCTTTCCCGGGAGAGCAAACACGAAGAGGTCAAAGACACCCTGGTTACCCGCTATTACCGCTGGATGATGAGCCACCTCATAAGAAGCCCGCTGTGGCGCTGGGGTTTCCTTGGCTTTGTAGGCCTTTTGTTTATGCTTTCCTGCGCCCTTATCTACTTCAAGGTGGTGCGGGTTAAGATGCTACCCTTTGACAACAAAAGTGAGTTTCAGGTAATCGTTGATATGCCAGAGGGGACTCCCCTTGAGGAAACCGCCAAAGTGGCAAGGGTCCTTGGGGATCAACTCCAAAAAGAACCCTACGTCACCGACTATCAACTCTATGTAGGCACCTCAGCACCTTTTAACTTCAACGGCCTAGTGCGGCATTATTACCTCAGGCAGGGAGACAACGTGGCTGACATTCAGGTAAATCTCTTGCCCAAAGGAGAACGCAAGCTCCAGAGCCACGAGATTGCCAAAAGCGTGCGCAAGCTCCTTGAGCCTGTGGCGCAAAAATACGGAGCCACCATTACCGTAGCGGAAATTCCCCCTGGCCCGCCGGTGCTTCAAACCTTAGTGGCCGAAGTCTATGGCCCGGACTACGAAAAACAGATCGCCCTTGCTCGTAAAATAAAAGAGATCTTTGCCAGGACCCCGGGGGTGGTAGATGTAGATTGGTACATGACGGACCCCCAGGAGGAATGGCAGCTAAGGGTAGATACCGCCAAGGCCGCTCTTGCCGGCGTATCCCCCGAGAGGGTGCTTGGGGTGGTAAAAACCGCGCTTTCAGGCCAAAATGCCGGGCTTTTTCACGATGAAAAAGCCCTTGAAGATGTGCTTTTAAAGGTGCGTCTTTCCCAGGAAGACCGGGCCGGTCTCCCGGACCTTAAGAGCATAAAAGTTCGCGGCCGAGACGGGACTCTCATCTCCCTTGCGGAGCTTGCCCACTGGGAAAAGACCGTGGTCCCTCATCCCATTTACCATAAAAACTTACACCCGGTGGTCTATGTGGTGGGAGACATGGCCGGCACCGAAGAAAGTCCGGTTTACGGGATCCTCAAGATAAACAAGGTCTTAAAAGAGCTTAAGGCCCCAGATGGTTCAAACCTACAAATCTACTACACCAAACTACCGTTTTCTGAGAAAGAATGGGCCGTTAAGTGGGATGGCGAGTGGCACGTGACCTACGAGGTCTTTCGAGACATGGGTATTGCCTTTGGAGTATGCCTGTTGCTGATTTACATCCTCATCGTGGCCTGGTTTAAGTCTTACACGGTACCACTGGTGCTCCTTGCGCCGATTCCCCTTTCACTCATCGGCATTCTTCCGGCCCATGCCCTTATGGGGGCCTTTTTTACCGCCACCTCCATGATCGGGTTCATTGCCGGCGCTGGTATCGTGGTGCGCAATTCTATTATCCTGGCTGATTTTATCGAGTTACGCCTGAAACAGGGCCTGCCCCTTGAAGAAGCGGTAATTGATGCCGGGGTGGTGCGCTTTCGCCCCATGCTCCTTACCGCAGCTGCCGTGGTGGTGGGAAGTTTTGTGATCCTTTTTGACCCGATTTTTAACGGCCTTGCCCTTTCACTTATGGCCGGAGAAGTGGCGGCGACGCTTTTTTCACGCATGGTGGTCCCGGTGCTTTACTACCTTGACCACCGGATGAAGCAGGAAAGGCGGTTGGTGTTGTAG
- a CDS encoding triose-phosphate isomerase, producing MPKWNPERRLLDHEHTKFWQHRLQDVDEPNLMKEIFPYDDVPLVDFDHKYVMPMPPKEIWITDTTFRDGQQARPPYTVDQIVTLFDFLHKLGGPNGVIRQSEFFLYTQKDKKAVEKCLERGYRYPEITGWIRAKAEDLKLVREMGLKETGILTSCSDYHIFLKLKKDRRQALNDYLAIVKAALEEGIIPRCHFEDVTRADIYGFVIPFAIELMKLREDSGIDIKIRLCDTLGVGVPYPGAALPRSVPKLIRALVEEAGVPSELLEWHGHNDFYKAVINATTAWLYGCAAVNTTLLGYGERTGNTPLEAMIFEYISLRGTHNGVDTTVITDVAEYYRRELGDKIPANQPFVGSEFNATKAGIHIDGILKNEEIYNAFDTKKLLKRPIGIIITDKSGTAGIAYWINTHFGLEGEKQIDKKHPGVAKIYKQIIKQFEAGRITPISNEEMMHLVRKYIPELFVSELERMKEKASKLLVELVEKLAERPEIRSLDPEKIVPVLREVIEEHPYIQFVYVVNQEGKRITPLVTHIEDKARYEHLLKDEDYSDRPWFIEPFKTGKVYVTDFYSSKVTGALCLTVAAPIRNKYEEVVGVLGMDIRFEDLLKMEDEEENE from the coding sequence ATGCCTAAATGGAATCCTGAAAGAAGATTACTTGACCATGAGCATACAAAGTTTTGGCAACATAGGCTTCAAGATGTTGATGAGCCCAATTTAATGAAAGAAATTTTCCCTTATGACGATGTTCCCCTGGTAGATTTTGACCACAAATATGTCATGCCTATGCCTCCCAAAGAGATCTGGATAACTGATACCACTTTTCGTGATGGTCAACAGGCCCGCCCTCCCTATACCGTTGACCAGATAGTTACCCTTTTTGATTTTCTCCATAAGTTAGGCGGCCCAAATGGAGTTATTCGTCAGTCTGAATTTTTCCTATATACCCAGAAAGACAAAAAGGCCGTGGAAAAATGCCTTGAACGCGGATATCGCTACCCTGAAATAACCGGCTGGATTCGCGCTAAGGCAGAAGATTTAAAACTTGTCAGGGAAATGGGCCTAAAAGAAACCGGCATCCTTACTTCCTGTTCTGATTACCACATTTTTTTAAAGCTTAAAAAAGACCGCCGTCAGGCCCTAAATGACTATCTTGCCATTGTCAAAGCAGCCCTTGAAGAAGGCATTATTCCCAGGTGCCATTTCGAAGACGTAACCAGGGCTGATATTTATGGTTTTGTAATTCCCTTTGCCATTGAACTTATGAAACTCCGGGAAGATTCAGGTATCGATATCAAAATCAGGCTTTGTGATACCTTAGGCGTTGGTGTTCCTTACCCTGGTGCGGCACTTCCAAGAAGTGTCCCCAAGCTTATACGGGCCCTGGTCGAAGAAGCAGGAGTTCCCTCTGAGCTCCTTGAATGGCATGGTCATAACGATTTTTACAAGGCGGTAATAAATGCCACCACGGCCTGGCTTTACGGATGTGCTGCGGTGAACACCACCCTTTTGGGATATGGCGAAAGAACAGGCAACACCCCTCTTGAGGCCATGATTTTTGAGTACATTAGTTTACGAGGAACCCACAACGGCGTTGATACCACCGTGATCACCGATGTGGCAGAATACTATCGCCGTGAACTGGGTGATAAGATTCCTGCCAACCAGCCTTTTGTTGGGTCTGAATTTAACGCAACCAAAGCCGGCATTCACATTGACGGAATTCTTAAGAACGAAGAAATATACAACGCCTTTGATACCAAAAAGCTCCTCAAAAGACCCATCGGGATCATCATCACTGATAAAAGCGGCACTGCAGGCATTGCTTACTGGATTAATACCCATTTTGGCCTTGAAGGTGAAAAGCAAATAGACAAAAAGCATCCTGGCGTGGCCAAAATTTACAAGCAAATTATCAAACAATTCGAAGCCGGGCGCATTACCCCGATTTCAAATGAAGAAATGATGCACCTGGTGAGAAAGTATATCCCCGAGCTTTTTGTCTCTGAGCTTGAACGCATGAAAGAAAAAGCCTCTAAGCTTCTGGTAGAGCTTGTGGAAAAATTGGCCGAACGCCCAGAGATTCGTTCCCTTGATCCTGAAAAGATCGTACCAGTGCTCAGAGAAGTTATCGAAGAGCATCCGTATATACAATTTGTTTACGTGGTAAACCAGGAAGGAAAACGCATCACACCACTGGTAACCCATATCGAAGACAAGGCCCGCTATGAGCACCTCTTAAAAGACGAAGATTATTCAGATCGCCCCTGGTTTATTGAGCCCTTCAAAACCGGTAAGGTTTACGTGACAGACTTTTACTCTTCAAAAGTAACCGGTGCCCTTTGTCTTACCGTTGCCGCCCCTATCAGGAATAAATACGAGGAAGTTGTAGGCGTCTTGGGCATGGATATCCGCTTTGAAGACCTTCTCAAGATGGAAGACGAAGAAGAAAACGAATAG
- a CDS encoding sulfite exporter TauE/SafE family protein, with the protein MLKVTFPVSGVKTYLFLPPLVSFVLAYFGAMAGVTGAFLLLPFQMSVLGYTSPSVSATNLLYNLFTIPPIVISYARDGRLNWPLALCISAGSSLGIGGGYLLRIHYLEDPARFKPFAGLVLLYLAFRLGKDLLSGKKRKTPPQKAVIKYEELSLKQARFSFAGQKHRFSPITVFIVSFAVGIVGGAYGIGGGAIMAPYCLSVLKLPVYTVAGATLLGTLVSSIAGVLFYSFGPAAKGILTRPDFLLGALFGLGGMLGGFLGARSQKFIPERPIKAGLFLVVLLIALKYLLVLINIF; encoded by the coding sequence ATGCTAAAGGTTACTTTCCCGGTATCAGGCGTTAAGACTTATCTTTTTCTGCCACCTCTTGTTTCTTTTGTTTTGGCCTATTTTGGTGCTATGGCAGGGGTTACCGGAGCTTTTTTGCTTTTACCTTTTCAGATGAGTGTCCTGGGATATACCTCTCCTTCTGTTTCGGCGACAAACCTTTTGTATAATCTTTTTACCATCCCTCCCATTGTTATAAGCTATGCCCGTGATGGAAGGCTCAATTGGCCTCTTGCCCTTTGTATCTCAGCAGGAAGCAGTCTTGGAATCGGTGGAGGATATTTGTTAAGGATTCATTATTTAGAAGATCCCGCGCGTTTTAAACCTTTTGCAGGTTTGGTGCTTCTTTACCTTGCCTTTCGTTTAGGAAAAGATCTTTTGTCAGGAAAAAAAAGAAAAACGCCTCCGCAAAAAGCCGTCATCAAATACGAAGAATTAAGTCTTAAGCAGGCGCGATTTTCCTTTGCCGGGCAAAAACACAGGTTTTCGCCGATTACGGTTTTTATAGTTTCTTTCGCAGTGGGCATCGTTGGGGGAGCCTACGGCATCGGAGGCGGTGCTATCATGGCCCCTTATTGCCTTAGCGTTTTGAAACTTCCTGTTTATACGGTGGCGGGGGCAACTCTTTTAGGAACCTTAGTTTCTTCTATAGCAGGGGTGCTTTTTTATTCTTTTGGTCCTGCTGCTAAGGGAATTCTTACCAGGCCAGATTTCTTACTGGGCGCCCTGTTTGGTCTTGGTGGAATGCTTGGTGGTTTTTTAGGCGCCCGCAGCCAAAAATTCATTCCTGAAAGACCTATCAAAGCCGGACTCTTTCTGGTGGTTCTTTTAATTGCCCTTAAGTATCTTTTGGTTTTAATTAATATTTTTTAG
- a CDS encoding biotin--[acetyl-CoA-carboxylase] ligase — protein MAQLKRLFSLESQISQGITRELLNLSFHPLYSFIPSDEILRRGAEIAQQIYCFEKLPRAMDFLRKRLGESKKFKNGTVAIALEMTGAKGRFTRSWFAPRGGLWLSMAVYDSFLPETRGWLPILVGFSLVETVASFGVPARQKWVNDLLFQGKKLAGVLVEQEVQVSHERWFLIGVGLNVNNFLLPGLAGISLKECLGKELSLAEVAACFLAHLRKYYGLLLAYEKRFLQEEDIPNPFPALFYEFSDTIGRYVAFAEDITQGEEGRGLVKEIDPRGRLIITTSSGEEIILSSGEILYI, from the coding sequence ATGGCCCAACTGAAAAGGCTTTTCTCCCTTGAGTCCCAGATCTCTCAGGGGATAACCAGAGAGCTTTTAAATCTTTCCTTTCATCCGTTGTATTCCTTTATCCCTTCAGATGAGATTTTGCGTCGCGGCGCGGAAATTGCCCAGCAGATATACTGTTTTGAAAAACTTCCTCGGGCAATGGATTTTTTGCGCAAAAGGCTTGGAGAATCTAAAAAATTTAAAAACGGCACTGTGGCCATCGCCCTTGAGATGACAGGGGCTAAAGGGCGCTTTACCAGGAGTTGGTTTGCCCCTCGGGGAGGCCTCTGGCTTTCTATGGCGGTTTACGATTCTTTTTTGCCTGAGACAAGGGGTTGGCTTCCCATCCTTGTTGGCTTTTCTCTGGTTGAGACGGTGGCTTCTTTTGGCGTGCCTGCCAGGCAAAAATGGGTTAACGACCTTTTATTTCAGGGGAAAAAACTTGCCGGGGTTTTGGTTGAGCAAGAAGTACAGGTTTCCCATGAACGCTGGTTTCTTATAGGGGTAGGGCTAAATGTGAATAATTTTTTGTTACCAGGCCTTGCGGGCATTTCCCTAAAAGAATGCCTGGGAAAAGAACTTTCTCTTGCCGAGGTGGCGGCGTGTTTTTTAGCCCATTTGCGCAAATACTACGGCCTGCTTCTCGCTTATGAAAAGAGATTTTTGCAGGAAGAAGACATCCCGAATCCTTTCCCAGCTCTTTTTTACGAATTTTCAGACACCATTGGCCGTTACGTGGCTTTTGCTGAGGATATTACCCAGGGGGAAGAAGGCAGAGGCCTTGTAAAAGAGATTGATCCTCGGGGAAGGTTGATAATTACTACTTCTTCGGGGGAGGAAATAATTCTTTCTTCCGGAGAGATTCTTTATATCTAG
- a CDS encoding acetyl-CoA carboxylase: MRELHRYLNDLITKVQYLQDIKGEDWENINDILSELTEIKENFYQIGEKKCYDRLQAIDNRLEILEEEADKALTPYEIVKIVRNPQRFTLLDILENVYDSFTELGGEGEINVDPAVICARAMISRRVGDKVYLHQVIVIGHEKGHGEEFRNGGSAKPWGNEKALRYMRVAETEGIPIHFYVFTPGAYPIEDYPGAAQQIARNLYFMSKLKVPTVAFISEGGSGGAEAIALADVRLMAQYGYYSVISPEGAAAIEGKLREGERPPRELVEFCAKQLKITAQDNLRLGTIDRIVPEPVLGARRNDYQFFKRLRYEMIRATDEAVLRTKSLRAFRSYALKRKSEEENPPEEFDVHVRWELSDVEIEKLLDLRSKKYREISRQVLKLKKSSLKNYVEKGQDLGLRLYHDLRYGFLKQSQKMIQRVMEDISGEGQAFLKQLTEPLKTAYDLLGTRPRRGRVKPVVEEQTLEDISELYVSPLALEDRTVTCPNAETHGCPDIWVPDLYGEFCGVCPTCGYHFPLEYQWYLSNIFDANSIKEFNEHIASVNPLGFEGYDKKLALAKKKTGRNSAMITFQAKIGGISLIVAMLIADFRQGTVGVAEGEKFIQACDRARITKRPFLAFIHTTGGIRIHEGTLGVIQMPRCTVAVREYIDEGGLYLVVYDNNSYAGPVASFLGCSPYQFAIRSTRLGFAGPRVIRETTGEDIPPDYHSAENALRRGHIQGIWDRREVRKKLYEALLTMGGKNLYYR; the protein is encoded by the coding sequence ATGAGAGAACTTCATCGCTATTTAAACGATTTGATTACCAAGGTCCAGTACCTCCAGGACATAAAAGGCGAGGACTGGGAAAACATTAATGACATCCTTTCAGAACTTACGGAAATAAAAGAAAATTTCTATCAGATAGGCGAAAAAAAATGTTATGATCGCCTGCAAGCCATTGACAATCGCCTGGAAATTCTTGAAGAAGAGGCCGATAAAGCCCTTACTCCTTATGAAATCGTAAAAATAGTCCGTAACCCTCAGCGTTTTACCCTTCTTGATATCCTGGAAAACGTCTATGATTCATTTACCGAGCTTGGTGGCGAGGGAGAGATTAACGTTGACCCGGCGGTTATTTGTGCCCGGGCTATGATCTCGCGCCGGGTAGGGGATAAGGTCTATCTTCATCAAGTCATTGTGATCGGTCACGAAAAGGGCCACGGCGAAGAGTTTCGAAACGGCGGTAGCGCTAAGCCCTGGGGGAACGAAAAGGCCTTGCGCTACATGCGGGTGGCAGAAACCGAAGGAATTCCTATCCATTTTTATGTTTTTACTCCAGGAGCTTATCCCATTGAGGACTATCCTGGGGCTGCCCAGCAGATTGCCCGCAACCTTTATTTTATGAGCAAGCTCAAAGTGCCTACAGTGGCCTTTATTTCAGAGGGCGGCTCAGGAGGGGCAGAGGCCATAGCCCTTGCCGATGTCCGGCTCATGGCCCAGTATGGCTACTATTCGGTGATAAGCCCTGAAGGAGCAGCGGCTATCGAAGGAAAGCTTAGAGAAGGCGAACGCCCTCCGCGGGAGTTGGTAGAATTTTGCGCTAAACAGCTCAAAATTACCGCTCAGGACAATTTGCGTCTGGGGACCATCGATAGAATCGTCCCTGAACCTGTACTTGGTGCGCGGCGCAATGATTATCAGTTCTTTAAGCGCTTACGCTACGAAATGATTCGTGCTACCGACGAAGCCGTACTGCGCACCAAAAGTCTTAGAGCCTTTCGAAGTTACGCCTTAAAACGCAAAAGCGAAGAAGAAAATCCCCCTGAGGAGTTTGACGTTCACGTACGCTGGGAGCTCTCTGATGTTGAAATAGAAAAACTCCTTGACTTGCGCTCAAAGAAGTATCGTGAGATTAGCCGCCAGGTATTAAAGCTTAAAAAATCTTCCCTTAAAAACTACGTTGAAAAAGGCCAGGACCTTGGTCTCCGCCTTTATCATGATCTTCGCTACGGTTTTCTTAAGCAAAGCCAGAAAATGATTCAACGTGTTATGGAAGATATTTCAGGCGAAGGCCAGGCCTTTCTCAAGCAGCTAACCGAGCCCCTTAAAACCGCCTATGATCTTTTAGGCACCAGGCCACGGCGCGGGCGAGTTAAACCCGTAGTGGAAGAACAAACCCTTGAAGATATTTCCGAGCTTTATGTAAGCCCGCTTGCCCTTGAAGATAGAACCGTTACCTGCCCGAACGCTGAGACCCACGGTTGCCCTGATATCTGGGTGCCAGACTTATACGGTGAATTCTGTGGGGTTTGCCCTACCTGTGGTTATCACTTTCCCCTTGAGTATCAGTGGTATCTCAGCAATATTTTCGATGCCAATAGCATCAAGGAATTTAACGAGCATATTGCTTCGGTAAATCCGCTTGGTTTTGAAGGCTATGATAAAAAGCTTGCCCTTGCCAAGAAAAAGACCGGGCGAAACTCTGCCATGATAACCTTTCAGGCCAAGATAGGCGGAATATCTTTAATCGTGGCCATGCTTATTGCGGATTTTCGCCAGGGGACCGTGGGCGTGGCAGAGGGTGAGAAGTTTATCCAGGCCTGTGACCGGGCCCGTATTACCAAGCGTCCTTTTCTAGCCTTCATCCACACCACTGGAGGCATCAGAATCCATGAAGGCACTCTTGGCGTGATCCAGATGCCGCGGTGTACCGTGGCGGTGCGGGAATATATCGACGAAGGCGGGCTTTATCTCGTGGTTTATGATAACAATTCCTATGCCGGGCCGGTGGCAAGTTTTCTTGGTTGCTCTCCGTATCAATTTGCCATTCGTTCTACACGCCTTGGTTTTGCCGGTCCAAGAGTTATCCGTGAAACCACCGGTGAAGACATTCCTCCTGATTATCACAGTGCCGAAAACGCGCTGCGACGTGGACATATTCAGGGGATCTGGGACAGACGTGAAGTGCGCAAAAAGCTCTATGAAGCCCTCCTTACCATGGGAGGCAAAAATCTTTACTACCGTTAA
- a CDS encoding ATP-binding protein, whose protein sequence is MKERVLIANRGEIALRIMEACEILGMDYVAVYAPGDEQSLHVKIPKKKGKPCYRISSYRDANDILAVADEAKCTAIHPGYGFFSEDFRFARRVVKRNNPLIFIGPRWEVIRDLGHKLMAKKVAHDIGVPVIPGTIHPIYNEIEAEAKAEELFLWQEEQGLEPRILIKAAAGGGGMGIEEIDDLDMVRPVFRRIRAYAKRLFGDDGVLIEVCIRDYHHIELQVLGNQFGELVHFGSRNCTIQVHRQKRIEVAPGFDPSYTSYPFDAQKVLDGIVKHSLKLASHVGYDNVGTWEWLVTRDGKYYFMEVNTRIQVENEISARVSRIKGKEPNLLVEQMRAAFGEKLGYSQKDISFEGTSIEFRLIAEDFRRGFKPLSGTITRFSYPSYDWLRVRTHVPQDEPYRIPTEFDPNLALGIVWGKDSFQAEERGFEFLNALVIEGETPKGEPLITNIEYLKQKLPEILKFL, encoded by the coding sequence ATGAAAGAACGCGTCCTTATAGCAAACAGGGGTGAAATTGCCCTACGCATAATGGAAGCTTGTGAGATTCTGGGAATGGATTATGTGGCGGTCTATGCCCCAGGAGACGAACAGAGCCTTCACGTCAAAATTCCTAAAAAGAAAGGCAAGCCCTGCTACCGGATTTCAAGCTACCGCGATGCTAACGATATTTTGGCAGTTGCTGACGAGGCCAAATGTACCGCTATCCATCCCGGATATGGTTTTTTCTCTGAGGATTTCCGTTTTGCAAGGCGCGTGGTAAAGCGCAATAATCCTCTTATCTTCATTGGCCCTCGCTGGGAAGTTATCAGGGATCTCGGCCACAAGCTTATGGCCAAAAAAGTTGCCCACGACATCGGGGTTCCGGTCATTCCCGGGACAATTCATCCCATTTACAACGAAATAGAAGCAGAAGCCAAAGCGGAAGAGCTTTTCCTGTGGCAGGAAGAACAGGGCCTTGAACCGCGCATCCTTATCAAAGCTGCAGCTGGCGGCGGTGGCATGGGAATCGAAGAAATAGACGATCTTGACATGGTGCGTCCTGTCTTTCGCCGCATCAGGGCTTATGCCAAACGGCTTTTTGGTGACGACGGCGTTCTGATTGAAGTTTGTATTAGAGATTACCACCACATTGAACTCCAGGTGCTTGGGAACCAATTTGGCGAATTAGTGCACTTTGGCTCGCGGAACTGCACGATTCAGGTCCACCGTCAGAAGCGCATTGAAGTTGCCCCGGGTTTTGACCCTTCATATACTTCTTATCCCTTTGACGCCCAGAAAGTCCTTGACGGCATTGTCAAGCATTCCCTTAAGCTCGCTTCCCATGTAGGTTACGACAACGTCGGCACCTGGGAGTGGCTGGTTACCCGGGACGGCAAGTATTACTTCATGGAGGTAAACACCCGCATCCAGGTTGAAAACGAAATCTCTGCCCGGGTGAGCAGGATTAAAGGCAAGGAGCCCAATCTTTTGGTTGAGCAAATGCGAGCCGCTTTTGGCGAAAAGCTTGGTTATTCTCAGAAAGACATTTCCTTTGAAGGAACAAGTATTGAATTTCGCCTTATTGCTGAAGATTTTCGCCGGGGTTTTAAACCCCTTTCCGGCACCATTACCCGTTTTTCTTATCCCTCTTATGATTGGTTGAGGGTGCGTACTCATGTGCCTCAGGACGAACCCTATCGCATCCCTACCGAGTTTGACCCAAACCTTGCACTGGGTATTGTATGGGGGAAAGATTCTTTTCAGGCTGAAGAAAGGGGCTTTGAGTTTTTAAATGCGCTTGTTATTGAGGGAGAGACTCCTAAAGGCGAGCCTCTTATCACCAATATCGAATATTTAAAACAAAAATTGCCAGAAATTTTGAAATTTCTATGA